The proteins below come from a single Methanolobus chelungpuianus genomic window:
- a CDS encoding chorismate--pyruvate lyase family protein: MDFIEKLKSFDIPTCLRVCAGTDGSVTFLLEIMTRHLTAVVTEYQHVIPADERMAEIFDVKVGSKINDRVVTLISGNVPYVYARSLSPLEKMPEGVRCDMMKADIPIGRILRDHNIETRRDFESIELTNDETLFGAARVLSRSYRIVHHNGVLMWINERFPADSRWCL, from the coding sequence ATGGATTTCATTGAAAAACTGAAGAGTTTTGATATCCCTACATGCCTTAGAGTGTGTGCCGGCACAGACGGCTCCGTGACCTTCCTGCTGGAGATCATGACCAGGCATCTTACCGCGGTCGTGACAGAATACCAGCATGTTATCCCTGCAGACGAGCGCATGGCGGAGATATTCGATGTTAAGGTTGGCTCGAAGATCAACGACCGCGTGGTGACACTGATCTCGGGAAACGTCCCATACGTGTACGCCCGCTCACTCTCCCCCCTGGAAAAAATGCCCGAAGGCGTGCGCTGCGATATGATGAAGGCCGATATCCCTATAGGAAGGATTCTCCGAGACCACAATATCGAGACCCGCCGGGACTTCGAGAGCATCGAGCTTACTAATGATGAAACGCTGTTCGGTGCGGCCAGGGTCCTCTCCCGTTCCTATCGCATCGTCCATCATAATGGCGTTCTCATGTGGATAAACGAGCGTTTTCCTGCAGATTCCCGCTGGTGCTTATAA
- a CDS encoding DUF5611 family protein, which produces MQEYKLKRGFAPDIGRIEECLKETFPSEIRHDGEKLTTSYGILKTLTVWIEGKKLAVDTLSDTSIRDDNLILDSNKRFRDFLLKATGYTAKERLQQAKKEVSE; this is translated from the coding sequence ATGCAGGAATACAAGTTAAAAAGAGGATTTGCACCCGATATTGGCAGGATAGAGGAGTGCCTGAAGGAAACATTCCCTTCCGAGATCAGACATGACGGCGAGAAACTCACTACTTCATACGGCATACTGAAGACCCTTACAGTATGGATAGAAGGAAAGAAGCTGGCTGTTGATACCTTATCCGATACATCGATCAGGGACGATAACCTTATACTTGATTCCAACAAGCGTTTCAGGGATTTCCTTTTGAAGGCCACCGGTTATACTGCAAAGGAACGCCTGCAGCAGGCAAAGAAGGAAGTTTCGGAGTAA
- a CDS encoding META domain-containing protein, with the protein MKRKTYIWTLTVVCALLTFSVFTLGCTETPPEEENDTGIDGNTTPENGGTGTDAVMISEENIDSIIGTEWQWAELSGPMPADQLLVPGPENYYLVFSEDGIYYFRADCNTGSGNYTLEGESLTLEPGVMTLVACGEDSLDSQYLASLNNVTSAATEEGQLILYLEDQENRMLFDNGGDFEQDSA; encoded by the coding sequence ATGAAAAGAAAGACATATATATGGACTTTAACTGTAGTGTGCGCCCTGCTGACCTTTTCCGTATTTACGCTCGGCTGCACTGAAACACCCCCGGAAGAGGAGAACGACACTGGTATCGACGGAAACACGACGCCTGAAAACGGAGGCACGGGGACAGATGCCGTGATGATATCTGAGGAGAACATAGACAGCATAATCGGAACTGAATGGCAATGGGCCGAACTGAGCGGACCGATGCCTGCAGACCAGCTGCTGGTTCCTGGTCCGGAGAACTATTATCTTGTGTTCTCAGAGGACGGTATTTATTATTTCAGGGCTGACTGTAACACAGGAAGCGGCAACTATACACTTGAAGGGGAGAGCCTGACACTGGAGCCCGGCGTGATGACGCTTGTTGCATGCGGGGAAGACTCACTGGACAGCCAGTATCTCGCATCCCTTAATAATGTGACTTCAGCAGCCACTGAAGAAGGGCAGCTCATCCTTTACCTGGAAGATCAGGAGAACCGGATGCTCTTTGACAATGGAGGGGACTTTGAACAGGATAGTGCGTAA
- a CDS encoding radical SAM protein gives MRLIGLSDTIGQIRVEFAGCNMKCPYCVHIHQPFKEWSVDEVTDFARRSTTENVYLGGAEPTLQKELLPLLEALHGIGKHVILKSNGMKPDVLESALPFVEGFVLEIKAPLDDVPGIMKLTGMSGERSIKYVELLRRSLEIAKGKWLRVWIRVIPEFINTETVPRILPDVEGASEVMLYQFMSNPDFDLPFMGHEEPTPSWAELKELGDMVIEKVPQVRLVGEKGKTLMKK, from the coding sequence ATGAGATTGATAGGCCTATCTGATACAATTGGGCAGATCCGGGTGGAATTTGCAGGCTGCAATATGAAATGTCCTTATTGCGTGCACATACACCAGCCGTTCAAGGAATGGTCCGTTGACGAAGTAACCGACTTTGCAAGAAGGTCGACCACTGAGAATGTCTATCTGGGAGGGGCTGAGCCTACATTACAGAAAGAGCTGCTGCCTTTGCTTGAAGCCCTTCACGGCATTGGCAAACATGTCATACTGAAATCCAATGGCATGAAGCCGGATGTGCTCGAGAGTGCCCTGCCCTTCGTGGAAGGCTTTGTGCTTGAGATCAAGGCACCCCTGGATGATGTGCCGGGCATCATGAAGCTTACAGGGATGTCCGGGGAGCGCAGTATAAAGTATGTGGAACTGCTGCGCAGGTCCCTGGAGATTGCGAAGGGGAAATGGCTCAGGGTGTGGATACGTGTCATACCCGAGTTCATAAATACAGAGACCGTACCTCGCATCCTGCCGGATGTGGAGGGAGCATCAGAAGTCATGCTCTACCAGTTCATGAGCAATCCTGATTTCGACCTGCCTTTCATGGGCCACGAGGAGCCGACCCCATCATGGGCCGAGTTAAAGGAACTGGGAGATATGGTGATCGAAAAAGTGCCGCAGGTGCGCCTTGTGGGAGAAAAGGGAAAGACCCTGATGAAAAAGTGA
- a CDS encoding methanogenesis marker 2 protein → MDLEKLAQSIRTFEGVTRKKPIADIVRIFEAVRSEYEGSVVDFGDDAAVIDIGTDDVILFAADGIWGRIINKSPWWAGYTSVVVNVNDISAMGGRPLAMVNVMSSGDMQSTREIMEGIRDGIKKFGVPMVGGHMHPDTPYDSLAVAIIGIAKKDSVIRSDTARPDDVIIAAYDMDGRVGKNSPYSWDTTSFKEPAIVRERFMVMQEIGEKKLATAGKDISNPGTIGTLGMLCEVSKVGASVDLNSIPCPENVDFEQWLKIYPATGYILTARPENAGECIRVFEKAGIRASVIGTIEATRKLDILNGDCRATVFDFMKDEITGIDI, encoded by the coding sequence TTGGATCTGGAAAAACTAGCACAGAGCATCAGGACCTTTGAAGGTGTGACCCGCAAGAAACCAATCGCAGATATCGTGCGTATCTTTGAGGCCGTACGCAGCGAATATGAGGGGTCCGTTGTTGACTTCGGTGACGATGCCGCAGTCATTGACATCGGCACGGATGATGTCATCCTGTTCGCAGCCGATGGCATCTGGGGCAGGATCATCAACAAGAGCCCGTGGTGGGCGGGCTATACTTCCGTTGTGGTCAATGTCAATGATATCTCGGCCATGGGCGGGAGGCCTCTGGCAATGGTCAATGTCATGTCTTCAGGCGATATGCAGTCCACCAGGGAGATCATGGAGGGCATCCGGGACGGGATAAAGAAGTTCGGCGTACCCATGGTGGGAGGACACATGCACCCCGACACCCCATATGATTCCCTTGCTGTGGCCATCATAGGTATTGCGAAAAAGGATAGCGTGATACGCAGCGACACTGCAAGGCCGGACGACGTCATTATTGCAGCTTATGATATGGACGGCAGGGTTGGGAAGAACTCTCCCTACAGCTGGGATACGACCTCCTTCAAGGAGCCTGCCATAGTGCGTGAAAGGTTCATGGTGATGCAGGAGATCGGTGAGAAAAAGCTGGCCACTGCAGGAAAGGATATCAGCAACCCTGGAACCATAGGCACCCTGGGTATGCTCTGCGAGGTCAGCAAGGTAGGAGCATCCGTGGACCTGAACAGCATCCCATGTCCTGAGAATGTGGACTTTGAGCAATGGCTCAAAATATATCCGGCTACAGGTTACATCCTGACAGCAAGACCGGAGAATGCCGGAGAATGTATCCGCGTGTTCGAAAAAGCAGGCATCAGGGCTTCAGTCATCGGGACAATCGAAGCCACGCGTAAACTGGATATCCTCAACGGCGACTGCAGGGCAACAGTCTTTGATTTCATGAAGGATGAAATAACAGGAATTGATATATGA
- the nifB gene encoding nitrogenase cofactor biosynthesis protein NifB: MNDTDSDTCDIQVSKGEDMKRIIAEHPCYSKDAQHKYGRIHLAVAPKCNIQCNYCDRKFDCVNESRPGVTSEVLSPQEALEKTRQVLKEYPFIKVVAVAGPGDPLANDETFETLSLIKEEFPDVTLCLSTNGLVLPEKLPDIIKSGVTTLTVTLNAIDPEIQAKIVDHIRYQGKVYRGLEAAEIMVRNQLEGIRAAVGAGLVIKINTVLIPGINDRHVVEVAKKMNELGVYIMNVMPLICQARFADMEPPSPAYRQEVQNSCEPYVQQMRHCRQCRSDAFGLLGKDLSQMSEERRNLIKMEMKKGEVSGKE; encoded by the coding sequence ATGAATGATACAGATTCGGATACATGCGACATACAAGTCTCAAAGGGCGAGGATATGAAGAGGATCATCGCCGAGCATCCCTGTTATTCCAAGGATGCACAGCATAAGTATGGAAGAATTCACCTTGCAGTAGCTCCAAAATGTAATATCCAGTGCAACTATTGCGACCGTAAGTTCGATTGTGTCAATGAGAGCCGGCCTGGTGTCACAAGCGAGGTGCTCAGTCCGCAGGAAGCCCTTGAGAAGACCAGGCAGGTGCTTAAGGAGTATCCTTTCATCAAGGTAGTGGCCGTGGCAGGCCCGGGCGACCCGCTGGCAAACGACGAGACCTTTGAGACACTGAGCCTCATAAAGGAAGAGTTCCCTGATGTGACATTATGTCTGAGCACAAACGGGCTCGTGCTTCCGGAAAAGCTTCCTGATATCATCAAGTCCGGCGTCACAACCCTTACAGTGACCCTCAATGCCATCGACCCGGAGATCCAGGCGAAGATAGTGGATCATATCCGCTATCAAGGCAAGGTCTACAGGGGTCTTGAAGCAGCTGAGATCATGGTAAGGAACCAGCTTGAAGGTATCAGGGCAGCAGTGGGTGCAGGGCTTGTCATCAAGATAAATACCGTGCTGATACCGGGCATCAATGACAGGCATGTGGTGGAAGTTGCAAAGAAGATGAACGAGCTTGGAGTTTACATCATGAATGTCATGCCGCTGATCTGCCAGGCAAGGTTCGCAGACATGGAACCACCTTCCCCTGCCTACAGGCAGGAGGTTCAGAACTCCTGCGAGCCATATGTGCAGCAGATGAGACACTGCCGCCAGTGCAGGTCTGATGCTTTCGGGCTTCTCGGAAAGGACCTTTCCCAGATGAGCGAGGAACGCAGGAACCTCATAAAGATGGAGATGAAGAAGGGCGAAGTGTCAGGAAAGGAATAA
- the queD gene encoding 6-carboxytetrahydropterin synthase QueD: protein MKMRLGIVDYIDSAHYLPGHGKCGKVHGHTYKVEVVIEGEKTENGMVMDFYDIKKTVKEVLAEYDHVLLNDILDFPSVENMCEHVHARLSTRLPYPVSLKIWEGQGKWCEISP from the coding sequence ATGAAGATGAGATTAGGAATCGTTGACTATATTGACAGTGCCCACTACCTGCCGGGACACGGGAAGTGCGGAAAAGTGCACGGACACACCTACAAGGTGGAGGTCGTGATCGAAGGTGAGAAAACAGAGAACGGGATGGTCATGGACTTCTATGATATCAAAAAGACAGTTAAAGAGGTCCTGGCAGAATACGATCATGTGCTGCTCAACGACATACTGGACTTCCCTAGTGTGGAGAACATGTGTGAGCACGTGCATGCACGCCTGTCCACAAGGCTCCCGTACCCAGTCTCACTTAAGATATGGGAAGGCCAGGGCAAGTGGTGCGAGATAAGTCCCTGA
- a CDS encoding 7-carboxy-7-deazaguanine synthase QueE, giving the protein MNAGPLTASTTADIDANVSEVFCSVQGEGPYVGVRQAFVRFTGCNLRCSYCDTPVGKEESCRFEEIPGSGVFSQPDNPLSVTDIARMVSSYGKIHSVSLTGGEPLMHAGFISGLELASPLYLESNMTLPQMAKRIKDKVSYVAGDVKLLPPSAVDDMDLHLENTIECFRTLKATRDRDCFCKVVVTKDTAADDVEGMIGAIAGYISCAVLQPVSQKELLPEPGYLLGLQERMLDHVNTRIIPQTHKMWGCL; this is encoded by the coding sequence ATGAATGCCGGCCCGCTGACCGCAAGTACGACTGCTGATATCGATGCAAATGTCAGCGAAGTGTTCTGTTCCGTGCAGGGGGAGGGGCCATATGTAGGAGTAAGGCAGGCTTTCGTGCGCTTCACAGGATGCAATCTCAGATGTTCTTACTGTGATACGCCTGTCGGGAAAGAAGAATCGTGCAGATTTGAGGAGATCCCGGGTTCAGGAGTATTCAGCCAGCCGGATAATCCCTTATCTGTCACCGACATTGCCAGGATGGTGAGTTCATACGGGAAGATACATTCGGTATCCCTCACCGGAGGCGAGCCCTTAATGCATGCGGGTTTCATATCCGGGCTCGAACTTGCAAGCCCTCTCTACCTGGAATCCAATATGACTCTGCCTCAGATGGCTAAGAGGATCAAGGATAAGGTCTCCTATGTGGCAGGGGACGTAAAGCTGCTGCCTCCTTCGGCTGTGGACGACATGGACCTGCACCTCGAGAATACGATAGAATGCTTCAGGACCTTGAAAGCCACCAGGGACAGGGACTGCTTCTGCAAGGTGGTTGTGACAAAGGACACGGCAGCCGATGATGTGGAAGGCATGATCGGTGCCATCGCAGGATATATATCCTGTGCGGTGCTCCAGCCTGTTTCACAAAAAGAGCTTCTTCCGGAGCCGGGCTACCTGCTAGGCCTGCAGGAAAGAATGCTCGATCATGTTAATACAAGAATAATACCCCAGACCCATAAAATGTGGGGGTGCCTTTAA
- a CDS encoding DUF366 family protein encodes MECIVLDKRLDYDGSQISSLWAYNLADVQADSIIAFRGACDVRTEHMIDLEDKKQGDIIVSTDMLHFIIEHFDSADLKLVYARQRLFTSIVREVLSGRHSGITRNGDDLFIGTKKLTISIASTSAVSQKIHFGINVVHDYYGSLEDIGISGEGVATVLREIAEAYVREFDDIEKDLRKSRPLDVIR; translated from the coding sequence ATGGAATGTATAGTACTTGACAAGAGACTGGATTATGACGGAAGCCAGATTTCCTCCCTGTGGGCCTACAACCTGGCAGATGTGCAGGCAGACTCCATTATTGCTTTCAGGGGAGCCTGCGACGTCAGAACAGAGCACATGATAGACCTTGAAGATAAGAAGCAGGGAGATATTATAGTCTCCACCGACATGCTCCATTTCATTATCGAGCATTTCGATTCCGCGGACCTGAAACTGGTTTATGCAAGACAGCGGCTGTTCACATCGATAGTCCGGGAAGTGCTCTCCGGCAGGCATTCGGGAATCACCCGCAACGGGGACGATCTTTTCATCGGCACAAAAAAGCTCACTATTTCAATAGCCAGCACGTCGGCAGTATCCCAGAAGATACACTTCGGGATAAACGTGGTGCACGACTATTACGGAAGCCTTGAGGATATTGGCATCTCAGGGGAAGGAGTGGCAACGGTGCTGCGGGAGATCGCGGAGGCCTACGTGCGTGAGTTCGATGACATAGAGAAGGACCTGCGCAAGTCCAGGCCCCTGGATGTGATCAGATGA
- the queC gene encoding 7-cyano-7-deazaguanine synthase QueC: MEDITISTSIALLSSGLDSVTAVSLAREHTQVKLALVFDYGQRSAKREIEYAGKICDHFGIFLKVIDLPWLAGVTKTSLVNTASDVPVMSPEKISDDADPSITLESAKNVWVPNRNGALINIAASFAESMGCDHVIVGFNREEAATFPDNSTDFIEAINNSLSYSTLNKVKVLAPLIGLDKKGIVRKAIESRAPLEYSWSCYHGGEVPCGVCESCVRRQRAFDEAGIADPLLVKLGVNRGQKNR, translated from the coding sequence ATGGAGGATATCACTATCAGTACTTCTATTGCCCTTTTAAGCAGCGGACTGGACTCTGTAACAGCCGTATCACTAGCCAGAGAACACACACAAGTGAAGCTTGCACTCGTATTCGACTACGGCCAGCGTTCTGCAAAACGCGAGATAGAGTATGCAGGAAAGATATGCGATCACTTCGGGATATTTCTAAAGGTCATCGACCTTCCCTGGCTGGCAGGGGTCACGAAGACTTCCCTTGTCAATACCGCCAGCGATGTTCCAGTGATGTCTCCTGAGAAGATATCTGATGATGCCGATCCTTCAATAACCCTCGAATCTGCAAAGAACGTATGGGTGCCTAACCGCAATGGTGCATTGATAAATATCGCAGCCAGCTTTGCAGAGAGCATGGGATGCGATCACGTTATTGTAGGCTTTAACAGGGAAGAGGCAGCAACCTTCCCAGACAACTCCACGGACTTCATCGAGGCTATCAATAACTCGCTTTCATACTCTACCCTTAATAAAGTAAAAGTCCTGGCTCCGCTCATTGGCCTGGATAAAAAGGGCATAGTCCGGAAAGCAATCGAATCCAGGGCTCCTCTGGAGTACAGCTGGAGCTGTTATCATGGCGGAGAAGTGCCATGTGGCGTATGTGAGAGCTGCGTCAGAAGGCAACGCGCCTTCGATGAGGCCGGTATTGCAGACCCTTTGCTTGTGAAGCTTGGCGTTAACCGGGGCCAGAAGAACAGGTAA
- a CDS encoding thioredoxin domain-containing protein — protein sequence MEQLQEQKPDSREQKTNRLAAEKSPYLLQHAHNPVDWYPWGEEAFNKAKEDDKPIFLSIGYSTCHWCHVMERESFEDPQVAELMNEAFIPVKVDREERPDIDSIYMSVCQAVTGRGGWPLSIIMTPDRKPFMAATYIPKESRYGMAGMLDLVPAVSSMWNKKREELLANADDIVSAISGSMRESTGGPGLDENTLERAYQMLRNSFDPANAGFGTAPKFPTPHHLTFLLRYWKRSEEPMALEMVKSTLRAMRMGGIYDHVGFGFHRYSTDSRWLLPHFEKMLYDQALIAIALVETYQVTRDPLYRENAEEIFSYVLRDMRSPEGGFYSAEDADSEGEEGKFYLWTEEELEEVLGEIDAKLIREIFMTSPEGNFLDESSRTRNGRNILHLKESLRETAVRRGDNYEVLRRSYEDSRRKLFEHRERRVHPAKDDKVMTDWNGLMIAALAKAARAFEEPAYAREAVTTADFLLSRMLGPEGKLFHRFREGEVAVEAFLDDYAFMIWGLTELYQATFNTEYLKNALYLNDQLLARFRDNVHGGFFHTAEDSEKLILRSKEIYDGAIPSGNSVCALNLLQLGRITGNINLENKAYEIMQLFSGQVSRMPIGYTQLLCALDFSVGPSREIVVVGNPESIETEGIISDINKEFIPNKVVILKPAGTEEEISSIAEYVSDMSMKDGRTTVHICQNYNCNLPSSDREEILRQLKD from the coding sequence GTGGAACAATTGCAGGAACAAAAGCCTGATAGCAGGGAACAGAAGACCAACCGGCTGGCAGCTGAGAAAAGCCCTTACCTTCTTCAGCACGCACACAATCCCGTTGACTGGTATCCGTGGGGAGAAGAGGCCTTCAATAAGGCAAAAGAGGATGATAAGCCCATATTCCTTTCCATAGGCTACTCCACGTGCCACTGGTGCCATGTGATGGAGAGGGAATCCTTTGAGGACCCGCAGGTTGCGGAGCTGATGAATGAAGCGTTCATTCCGGTCAAGGTTGACAGGGAGGAAAGACCGGACATCGACAGCATATACATGTCTGTCTGCCAGGCAGTTACCGGGCGCGGGGGATGGCCTCTTTCCATCATTATGACACCTGACAGGAAACCTTTCATGGCGGCAACCTACATACCCAAGGAAAGCAGGTACGGAATGGCTGGCATGCTCGACCTGGTGCCCGCAGTCAGCAGCATGTGGAACAAAAAAAGGGAAGAACTCCTGGCCAATGCAGATGATATAGTATCTGCAATATCCGGCAGCATGCGTGAGAGTACCGGGGGTCCGGGGCTTGATGAGAATACCCTTGAGAGGGCCTACCAGATGCTCCGCAACAGTTTTGACCCTGCAAATGCCGGTTTTGGTACTGCCCCTAAGTTTCCTACACCCCATCACCTGACATTCCTGTTACGCTACTGGAAGAGGTCCGAAGAGCCCATGGCACTGGAAATGGTGAAGAGTACACTCAGGGCGATGCGCATGGGTGGCATATATGATCATGTCGGCTTCGGCTTTCACCGTTATTCCACGGATTCGCGGTGGCTGTTGCCTCACTTTGAGAAAATGCTTTATGACCAGGCGCTTATAGCAATCGCTCTTGTGGAAACCTATCAGGTCACACGTGACCCTCTCTACAGGGAGAACGCTGAAGAGATCTTCAGCTACGTGTTGAGGGATATGCGCTCTCCGGAAGGCGGCTTTTATTCTGCCGAGGATGCAGACAGCGAGGGTGAGGAAGGCAAATTCTACCTCTGGACCGAAGAGGAACTGGAAGAGGTGCTTGGCGAGATCGATGCCAAGCTGATAAGGGAGATATTCATGACAAGTCCTGAAGGTAATTTCCTTGACGAGTCAAGCAGGACCCGCAACGGCAGGAATATCCTCCACCTGAAGGAAAGCCTGCGGGAGACCGCAGTCCGGAGGGGAGATAATTATGAGGTGCTCAGGCGGTCCTACGAGGATTCGCGCAGGAAACTCTTCGAGCACAGGGAAAGGCGCGTGCATCCGGCCAAGGATGACAAGGTAATGACCGACTGGAACGGCCTGATGATAGCAGCACTCGCCAAGGCTGCCAGGGCGTTCGAAGAACCGGCCTATGCACGGGAAGCAGTCACCACCGCAGATTTCCTACTTTCAAGGATGCTGGGTCCTGAAGGGAAACTGTTCCACAGGTTCCGCGAGGGTGAAGTGGCAGTGGAAGCTTTCCTTGATGACTATGCATTCATGATATGGGGCCTTACGGAACTATACCAGGCTACCTTCAATACTGAGTATCTTAAGAATGCACTGTATCTGAATGACCAGCTCCTGGCACGCTTCAGGGACAACGTGCACGGAGGTTTCTTCCACACCGCCGAGGACTCTGAAAAACTCATCCTGCGCAGCAAGGAGATATACGACGGAGCTATCCCTTCCGGCAATTCGGTATGTGCCCTCAACCTGCTCCAGCTTGGACGTATCACCGGGAACATCAACCTTGAGAACAAAGCGTATGAGATAATGCAACTCTTCTCCGGGCAGGTGTCGAGAATGCCCATCGGCTACACCCAGCTTCTATGCGCCCTTGACTTCTCCGTTGGTCCTTCCAGGGAGATCGTAGTTGTGGGGAACCCGGAGAGTATTGAAACAGAGGGGATAATATCAGATATCAATAAGGAGTTCATACCCAACAAGGTAGTGATCCTGAAGCCTGCAGGCACGGAAGAAGAAATATCTTCGATAGCTGAGTACGTCTCTGACATGAGCATGAAGGATGGCAGGACAACAGTTCACATCTGCCAGAACTACAACTGTAACCTGCCTTCCAGCGACAGGGAAGAGATACTCAGGCAGCTGAAGGACTGA
- the ftsA gene encoding coenzyme F390 synthetase: MELKTDYYNPAIETMDRGELDALVDERIRYTVRYAAENSLFYKKWFREHNISPSDIRSHEDLLELPIISGRTIRENQPPETSDFGFRAVDWKDVFTVHETSGTSGTPKSFFLTWEDWERYAEKYARSFVSQGFGPGDRVIVCASYGMNVGANTMTLAARNIGMTIIPIGKCNFPPRVMDSYRPTSVVGSVFKLIHLAKRMKAQGMDPAESSIKRLVVGGESFPEESRNYVAELWGCDVFNTYGSTEGSMCGECSYIKGLHVPEDLVHMDVYDPDMQDFVKDGECGRIVFTTLLPVGAKCGNVLLNYDTDDTTVVLDRRKCDCGRTHMRIMNPQREAETFWVFETPFNRVDIEKGVFQRENMEYLTGEYEAFLYGGEDEGEVTLRVSLECEDMENCDRELVESNFLASFFRLRKSLEDAYIQGSLNIIFNYVGPGQLEFYHIKGRPKRVIDRR; this comes from the coding sequence ATGGAGTTGAAAACGGACTACTACAACCCTGCGATAGAAACCATGGACAGGGGAGAGCTTGATGCTCTTGTGGATGAGAGGATAAGATACACCGTCAGATATGCGGCTGAGAACTCCCTGTTCTATAAAAAATGGTTCAGGGAGCACAACATCAGTCCCTCGGATATCAGGTCGCATGAGGACCTCCTGGAACTTCCCATTATCTCCGGCAGGACCATCCGTGAGAACCAGCCGCCTGAGACCAGTGACTTCGGTTTCAGGGCAGTTGACTGGAAGGATGTCTTCACGGTCCACGAGACCAGCGGAACCAGCGGTACTCCCAAGTCATTTTTCCTCACATGGGAGGATTGGGAGAGATATGCCGAGAAATACGCCCGGAGCTTTGTCTCACAGGGCTTCGGTCCCGGGGACAGGGTCATTGTGTGCGCTTCCTACGGCATGAATGTGGGAGCCAACACCATGACACTTGCAGCCAGGAACATAGGGATGACCATCATACCTATCGGGAAATGCAATTTCCCTCCGAGGGTCATGGATTCCTACAGGCCGACCTCCGTTGTTGGAAGCGTGTTCAAGCTCATACACCTTGCAAAAAGAATGAAGGCCCAGGGGATGGACCCCGCCGAATCCAGTATCAAGCGCCTGGTGGTGGGAGGCGAGAGTTTCCCGGAAGAGTCACGCAATTACGTTGCAGAGCTCTGGGGATGTGATGTTTTCAATACCTATGGAAGTACCGAAGGCAGCATGTGCGGTGAATGCTCATATATAAAAGGGCTTCATGTGCCTGAAGACCTTGTACATATGGATGTTTACGACCCGGACATGCAGGACTTTGTGAAGGACGGGGAATGCGGCAGGATAGTGTTCACGACCCTGCTGCCTGTGGGAGCCAAATGCGGTAACGTGCTTCTCAATTACGATACCGATGACACGACAGTTGTGCTTGACCGCAGGAAATGCGACTGCGGGAGGACACACATGAGGATCATGAACCCCCAGAGAGAGGCAGAGACCTTCTGGGTCTTCGAGACCCCTTTCAACCGGGTTGATATCGAGAAGGGAGTGTTCCAGAGAGAGAACATGGAATACCTCACAGGAGAGTACGAGGCATTCCTTTACGGTGGCGAGGATGAGGGAGAGGTCACTTTAAGGGTAAGCCTGGAGTGCGAGGATATGGAGAATTGCGACAGGGAACTGGTCGAATCCAATTTCCTGGCTTCCTTCTTCAGGCTCAGGAAGTCCCTTGAGGACGCTTACATCCAGGGCAGCCTGAACATCATATTCAATTATGTCGGGCCGGGACAGCTGGAGTTCTACCATATCAAGGGCCGTCCCAAAAGAGTTATTGACAGGCGATGA
- a CDS encoding RAD55 family ATPase — protein sequence MRFTDTIQGLNEVFGTDIPRGSVVLVTGAAGTLKSGFTFQLISGYLEKTNESGLYITLEQSRENHLNNMNSMGIAVSKKLHISDFSDYRVLYGDFPGDPLEILEKNILDFRQETGGSCTCLAIDSLGALYSLLDMEAKDLRKRIYRLLETFRREGLTTFIIFEDDRCSGINDPSTAGEGYLADGIIELGLHLKGNVANRYLRVRKMRAASHSMEPWILTVSENGLKVYKGSF from the coding sequence ATGAGGTTCACAGATACCATACAGGGCCTGAACGAGGTATTCGGGACCGATATTCCCAGGGGAAGTGTCGTGCTTGTGACAGGAGCCGCAGGTACCTTAAAATCCGGCTTCACATTCCAGCTTATTTCCGGCTACTTGGAGAAGACGAATGAGTCCGGGCTCTATATCACGCTCGAGCAGAGCAGGGAGAACCATCTGAACAACATGAACAGTATGGGTATAGCAGTCTCAAAGAAACTGCACATATCCGATTTCAGTGACTACAGGGTCCTCTATGGTGATTTCCCGGGAGACCCGCTCGAGATACTTGAGAAGAACATCCTGGACTTCAGGCAGGAGACCGGCGGCAGTTGCACCTGTCTTGCAATAGATTCCCTTGGCGCTCTTTATTCGCTGCTCGATATGGAAGCAAAGGACCTGCGCAAAAGGATATACCGGCTGCTTGAAACTTTCCGGCGCGAGGGGCTTACCACCTTTATCATATTTGAGGATGACAGGTGCTCCGGCATCAATGATCCCTCAACGGCTGGCGAAGGCTACCTGGCTGATGGCATAATAGAACTGGGACTGCACCTCAAGGGAAATGTGGCCAACAGGTACTTGCGCGTGCGTAAGATGCGTGCTGCCTCCCACAGCATGGAGCCATGGATTCTTACAGTATCGGAGAATGGCCTGAAAGTGTACAAAGGCAGTTTCTGA